A portion of the Bacillus thuringiensis genome contains these proteins:
- a CDS encoding quorum-sensing peptide PapR — protein sequence MKKLLIGSLLTLAMAWGISLGDTALEKSQIISHNDQEVQVAADLPFEF from the coding sequence ATGAAGAAATTACTTATTGGTAGTTTATTAACGTTAGCAATGGCATGGGGTATTTCATTAGGTGATACAGCATTAGAGAAAAGTCAAATAATTTCTCATAATGATCAAGAGGTACAAGTAGCTGCAGATTTACCTTTTGAGTTTTAA
- a CDS encoding DUF4084 domain-containing protein — protein MINQKKYIQSVIIYIFIFALWIFLIPNELNIKEIGILFLFCFAALFSCYCLCKAIRKMTHGDKLFWILLLCTCLCGLAMEITLFLHSLSIHEQVIFSYKALPFFIIQYVLLFVGFAIKFIKIYSIKGLAQFSFDSIFIVIMNIYFTLTFILDLSSFRMLTKETWILIGYFIAQSLVIYAVISLYRREQYSSSRIALIIGFTIILVYGYIHLFQLNFGMKTSPEFNYLIHTASILLIGLSSILYILDKPMQHETKAKYYRFDYVRFILPYFSIIITFSFIIIQPWDDKFMLIGLVLSLILLFLRQLYIWKDNQALILTYEQLTTQLEDEVEEGAFALSKSEQRYKSLFEDHPDAVFSLNMNGIFQQSNKACESLFTAYYCEVASYTLVHFIDSKDHELLKKALQITKEGRPQTLEVRTKEQEGYYYYLHITLIPIFINKEVVGMFGIARDITTLYEKQKQVEHLAFHDALTGLPNRRKFEKDLKAMLNTAQTNANDVAVIFLDLDRFKKINDRLGHDVGDLLLIEVAKRLRGCLRSKDVVARQGGDEFTILLPEMYSEKSAIFIAEQILTILNKPFFIQGEELSITPSIGIAMYPDYGTDVNELMKNADMAMYRAKANGKNRFVFFSKEMSIAQNEIQFLEGELSKALQQNEFFLEYQPQVSTKTKQIIGFEALIRWKHPKLGIVSPAQFIPLAEETGFIIELGNWILRTACLEAKRWHNQGFSHLKVGVNLSVVQFNHADLIPTISKVLEETELKPEALDIEITESIAINQNQSVVAKLEQLQNLGIQISIDDFGTGYSSLAYLTKYPINILKIAREFICGITTSPLEEAIVSSIITLSKELNLEVIAEGVETEEEWDFLHRQNCDHIQGFFISKPVSSKDVWMLLHKKTTV, from the coding sequence ATGATTAATCAAAAAAAGTATATACAATCTGTCATAATATACATATTTATATTTGCTCTTTGGATATTCCTTATACCAAATGAGTTGAATATAAAAGAAATCGGGATTCTTTTCTTATTCTGTTTCGCTGCACTTTTTTCTTGCTATTGCTTATGTAAAGCGATTAGAAAAATGACGCATGGTGATAAATTATTTTGGATTTTATTATTATGTACTTGTCTATGCGGGTTAGCTATGGAGATAACTTTATTCCTTCATTCACTTTCTATTCATGAGCAAGTTATATTCTCATATAAAGCATTACCTTTTTTTATCATACAATATGTTTTACTCTTTGTTGGATTTGCTATAAAGTTTATAAAAATTTACTCTATTAAGGGTCTTGCTCAATTTTCATTCGATAGCATCTTTATTGTTATTATGAACATTTATTTCACTTTAACTTTTATCTTGGACCTTTCAAGCTTCCGTATGCTAACAAAGGAAACTTGGATTTTAATTGGCTATTTTATTGCACAATCATTAGTAATTTACGCAGTTATTAGTCTATATAGAAGAGAACAATATTCTTCTAGTAGAATCGCATTAATTATCGGTTTCACTATTATACTCGTATATGGTTACATTCATCTGTTTCAATTAAATTTTGGGATGAAAACTTCTCCTGAATTTAATTATTTAATACACACTGCTTCTATTTTATTAATTGGACTTTCTTCCATACTATATATCTTGGATAAACCAATGCAACATGAAACGAAAGCAAAATATTATCGATTCGATTATGTACGTTTCATACTACCTTATTTTAGTATAATTATTACTTTTTCCTTTATTATCATTCAACCTTGGGATGATAAATTTATGTTAATTGGTCTCGTATTATCACTTATTTTGTTATTCTTGAGACAACTTTACATATGGAAAGATAATCAAGCACTAATCCTTACATACGAACAGTTGACTACACAACTAGAGGACGAAGTTGAAGAAGGTGCATTTGCATTATCAAAAAGTGAACAACGCTATAAATCTTTATTCGAAGATCATCCCGATGCCGTTTTCTCTTTAAATATGAATGGTATTTTTCAACAATCTAATAAGGCGTGCGAAAGCTTATTTACTGCCTATTATTGCGAAGTAGCAAGCTATACTCTGGTACACTTCATTGATTCAAAAGACCACGAACTACTAAAGAAGGCTTTACAAATTACAAAGGAAGGCAGGCCACAAACGTTAGAAGTTCGTACAAAAGAACAAGAAGGCTATTATTATTATCTCCATATTACACTTATCCCTATTTTTATAAACAAAGAAGTGGTCGGAATGTTTGGGATAGCGCGTGATATTACCACTTTATATGAAAAACAAAAACAAGTAGAGCATTTAGCCTTTCACGATGCACTTACTGGATTACCAAATCGCCGAAAATTCGAAAAGGATTTAAAAGCCATGTTAAATACAGCACAAACTAACGCAAATGATGTTGCTGTCATATTCCTTGATTTAGATCGATTTAAAAAAATTAACGATAGACTTGGTCATGACGTCGGAGATTTATTATTAATTGAAGTAGCAAAAAGACTACGCGGTTGCTTGCGTTCAAAAGATGTCGTCGCTCGCCAAGGTGGAGATGAGTTTACAATTCTATTACCAGAAATGTATTCAGAAAAAAGTGCAATTTTTATAGCTGAACAGATTTTAACTATTTTAAACAAACCATTCTTCATTCAAGGCGAAGAACTCTCTATTACACCAAGTATCGGAATTGCGATGTATCCTGATTATGGAACTGATGTAAATGAGTTAATGAAAAATGCTGATATGGCTATGTACCGTGCGAAGGCAAATGGAAAAAACAGATTTGTTTTCTTCTCAAAAGAAATGAGTATTGCTCAAAATGAAATTCAATTCTTAGAAGGTGAACTTTCAAAAGCATTACAACAAAATGAATTTTTCCTTGAATATCAGCCACAAGTAAGCACAAAAACAAAACAAATTATCGGTTTTGAAGCATTAATACGTTGGAAGCATCCAAAACTCGGTATCGTATCTCCTGCCCAATTTATCCCTCTAGCAGAGGAAACCGGTTTTATTATTGAACTTGGCAATTGGATTTTACGTACTGCCTGTTTAGAGGCAAAAAGATGGCATAATCAAGGGTTTTCTCACTTAAAAGTTGGTGTGAATTTATCTGTTGTTCAATTTAACCATGCAGATTTAATCCCAACTATTTCAAAGGTGTTGGAAGAAACAGAACTGAAACCAGAAGCACTAGATATTGAAATTACGGAAAGCATCGCAATTAATCAAAATCAATCTGTAGTTGCAAAACTAGAACAACTTCAAAATCTCGGTATTCAAATTTCAATCGATGACTTTGGAACTGGTTATAGTTCTTTAGCTTATTTAACAAAATATCCAATTAACATATTAAAAATTGCTCGAGAGTTTATTTGTGGAATTACAACTAGCCCTTTAGAAGAAGCAATTGTCTCTTCCATTATTACACTATCAAAAGAACTAAATTTAGAAGTGATTGCAGAAGGTGTAGAAACAGAAGAAGAATGGGACTTTTTACATAGACAAAATTGTGATCACATTCAAGGGTTCTTTATTAGCAAACCTGTTTCTAGTAAAGACGTTTGGATGTTACTCCATAAAAAAACAACCGTCTAA
- the uvsE gene encoding UV DNA damage repair endonuclease UvsE, translating into MIMRFGYVSHAMALWDCSPAKTMTFTSFKKLSKQEREDKLYHVIRQNLEHTIRILHYNIAHEIPLYRLSSSIVPLATHPEVEFDYIGVFTPLWRKIGALIKEHNLRISFHPNQFTLFTSDKPHITTNAITDMTYHYKILDAIGIADSSYINIHVGGAYGNKEKAIERFHENIKKLPAHIKKQMTLENDDKTYTTSETLSICQKENIPFVFDYHHHMANLCEEPLEGLLPAIFETWSHTNISPKVHISSPRSEKEFRAHAEYIDLEFIKPFLHVAKKNNHNFDIMIESKQKDLALFQLIDELSAIRGIKRIGGAKLQW; encoded by the coding sequence ATGATTATGCGATTTGGATATGTCTCACATGCAATGGCACTCTGGGACTGTTCTCCTGCCAAAACAATGACGTTTACAAGCTTTAAAAAACTCAGTAAACAAGAGCGAGAAGACAAACTGTACCATGTTATAAGGCAAAATTTAGAGCACACAATACGTATCCTTCATTACAATATAGCGCATGAAATCCCGCTATATCGCCTATCGTCTTCCATCGTTCCACTTGCAACACATCCCGAAGTCGAATTTGACTATATTGGGGTATTCACACCACTTTGGCGTAAAATAGGCGCTTTAATTAAAGAACACAATTTACGAATAAGTTTTCATCCAAATCAATTTACGTTATTTACAAGCGACAAGCCACATATTACTACTAACGCTATTACGGATATGACTTATCATTATAAAATATTGGATGCTATAGGCATTGCAGATTCTTCTTACATTAATATTCATGTAGGTGGAGCCTATGGAAATAAAGAAAAGGCAATTGAGCGCTTCCATGAAAACATAAAAAAACTTCCTGCACATATAAAAAAACAAATGACTCTTGAAAACGATGATAAAACATATACAACTTCTGAAACTTTATCAATTTGCCAAAAAGAAAATATCCCATTTGTATTTGATTATCATCATCATATGGCCAATCTTTGCGAGGAACCACTAGAAGGGTTGCTTCCTGCAATTTTTGAAACTTGGTCACATACAAATATCTCTCCTAAAGTTCACATTTCCTCCCCGAGATCGGAAAAAGAATTTAGGGCTCATGCTGAATATATCGATTTAGAGTTTATTAAGCCCTTCTTACACGTTGCAAAAAAAAACAATCATAATTTCGATATTATGATTGAAAGTAAACAAAAAGACTTAGCACTATTCCAATTAATAGATGAACTTTCTGCTATAAGAGGAATTAAAAGAATAGGTGGTGCAAAGTTACAGTGGTAA